The genomic window ttcaaaaatttgattctttttttttcctgtgggctgttaggctcgcgggggctgaaaatgcttcattttattgcgtcattcttggcgcggacttttttggcgcaaaaattcttttccgtttccggcgtcatacgtgtcgccggaagttgcgtcattttttgacgttattttgcgccaaaaatgtcggcgttccggatgtggcgtcatttttggcgccaaaagcatttaggcgccaaataatgtgggcgtcttttttggcgctaaaaaataagggcgtcgcttttgtctccacattatttaagtcttattttttcattgcttctggttgctagaagcttgttctttggcatttttttcccattcctgaaactgtcatttaaggaatttgatcaattttgctttatatgttgttttttctcttacatattgcaagatgtctcacgttgcatctgagtcagaagatactacaggaaaatcgctgtctagtgctggagctatcaagctaagtgtatctgctataattttttgtatctgtttctccagctgttgtttgtattgcatgtcatgacaaacttattaatgcagataaaatttcctttagtactgttacattacctgttgctgttccgtcaacatctaattttcagagtgttcctgataaacataagagattttattttttaaatccattaagaaggctatgtctgttatttctccttctagtttacataaaagtcttttagaacttcgcttttttcagatgaatttttaaatgaacatcatcattctgataatggttcttctggttcagaggtttctgtctcagaggttgatgctgataaatctttgtatttgttcaagatggaatttattcgttctttatttaaagaagtattaattgcattagaaatagaggattctggtccccttgatactaaatctaaacgtttaattaaggtttttaaatctcctgtagttattccagaagtgtttaatctccctgatgctatttctgaagtaatttccagggaatggaataatttgggtaattcttttactccttctaaacgtttaagctattatatcctatgccatctgacagattagagtttttttgggacaaaatccctaaggttatggggctgtctctactcctgctaaatgtgctactattcctacggtagatagtaattcattttaaggatcctttagataggaaaattgaatcctttctaagaaaagcttacttatgttcaggtaatcttcttagacctgctatatttttagctgttgctgcagcttcaactttttggttagaagctttagcgcaacaagtaacagatcataattttatagcattattattattctataacatgctaataattttattggtgataccatcttttgatatcattagagttgatgtcaggtatatgtctctagctattttctagctaaaatagctatatggattaaacttggaatgctgatatgtcttctaagtcaactttgctttccttttctttccagggtaataaattattatttcaactgtttctggaaggaagggaacttttttaccaaaggataaaaaatctaaggtaaatttaggtctaataatcatttttcgttcctttcctcacaataaggaacaaaagcctgatccttcatcctcaggcgcggtatcagtttggaaactatttccagtttggaatatatccaagccttatagaaaacctatagccagctcctaagtacccatgaaggtgcggaccttattccagctcagctggtatggggcagattacgttttcttcaaaaaaaatttgatcaattccgttctcaatttctggttttagaacattgtttcagaaaggtacagcattggcttcagttaaggcctcctgctaagagatttttttctttcccgtgtcccagttaacacagcaaaggctcagcatttctgaaatgtgtttcagatctagagttggctggagtaattatgccagttccagttctggaacaggggctggggttttattttatctcttaattgtaccaaagaaggtcaattccttcagaccagttccggatctatcaatattgaatcgttatgtaagggtaccaacattcagtttctgtaggactgtcctgccttttgtttagcaagggcattatatgtctacaatagatttacaggatgtgtatctgcatattccgattcatccagatcacttttagtgtctgagattctctttttagacaagcattaccagttttgtggctctaccgtttggcctagcctcagttccaagaatttttttcaaagattctcggtgcccttctttctgtaatcagagaacagggttttggtatttccttattggacgatatctgggtacttgctcagtcttctcgttttcgaagaatctcatatgaatcgacttgtgttgtttcttcaagttcatggttggaggatcaatttaccaatcagttcattgattcctcagacaagggtaacctttttaggtttctagaatagattcagtgtctatgactctgtccttgtcagacaagagaagtttaacattgatttcagcttgtcaaaaccttcagtcacaatcattccctttggtagccttatgcatggaaattttaggtcttaggactgccgcatcagatgcgatctcctttgctcgttttcacatgcgacctcttcagctctgtatgctgaaccaatggtgcagggattactcaaagatatctcacttaatatctttaaaccgattatacgacactctgacatggtggacagttcaccatcgtttagttcagggggcttctttgttcttccgacctggactataatctcaacagatgcaagtcttacaggttggggagctgtgtgggggtatctgacggcacaaggggtttgggaatctcaggaggtgagatttccgatcaatattttggaactccgtgcaatttcagagctcttcagtcttggcctcttctgaagagagagttgttcatttgttttcagatagacaatgtcacaactgtggcatacatcaatcatcaaggagggactcacagtcctctggctatgaaagaagtatctcgaattttggtttgggcggaatccagctcctgtctaaactctgcggttcatatcccaggtatggacaattggaaagcagattatctcagtcgccaaacgttgcacctgggcgaatggtcttctcccagaggtatttcctcagattgttcaaatgtgggaactcccagaaatagatctgatggcttctcatctaaacaagaaacttccctggtatctgtccggatccagggatcctcgggcggcggcagtggatgcattatctcttccttaaaagtgtcatcctgcctatatctttccgcctctagttcttcttccaagagtattctccaatattctaaggaatgctcgtttgtcctgctggtagctccagcatggcctcacaggttttggtatgcggatcttgtccggatggcctcttgccagctgtggactcttccgtttaagaccagtctttctgtctcaaggttcttttttccatcaggatctcaaaaccttaattttaaggtgtggagtttgaacgctttattcttggtcaaagaggtttctctgactctatgattgatactatgtgacaggctcgtaaatctgtatctagagagatatattatagagtctggaagatttatatttcttcaggatggtttagataaaggtttgtccgcaagtttcttgaaagacaaatctctgctctttctgttctttttcacagaaggattgctaatcttcctgatattgattgttttgtacaagctttggttcgtataaaacctgtcattaagtcaatttctcctccttggagtttgaatttggttctgggggctcttcaagctcctccttttgaacccatgcattctttggtcattatattactttcttggaaagttttgtttcttttggccatctcttctgccagaagagtctctgaattatctactctttttttgtgagtctccttttctgattttgcatcaggataaggcggtgctgcgaacttcttttgaattttttacctaaggttgtgaattctaacaacattagtagagaaattgtggttccttcattatgtcctaatcctatgaattctaaggagaaatcattgcattctttggatgctgttagagctttgtaatattatgttgaagctattaagtctttccgaaagacttctagtctatttgtcatcttttccggttctagaaaagatcagaaagcttctgccatttctttggcatcttggttgaaatctttatttcatcatgcctatgttgagtcgggtaacactccgcctcaaaggattacagctcattctactaggttagtttctacttcctgggcgtttaagaatgaagcttcgattgatcagatttgcaaaccagcaacttggtcctctttgcatacttttactaaattctaccatttgtatgtgttttcttcttctgaagcagtttttggtagaaacgtacttcaggcagtggtttcagtttgaatcttctgcttatgttttttcattaaaaattttattctgggtgtggattattttcagcaggaattggctgtctttattttatccctccctctctagtgactcttgtgtggaaagatccacatcttgggtaatcattatcccatacgtcactagctcatggactcttgctaattacatgaaagaaaacataatttatgtaagaacttacctgataaattcatttctttcatattagcaagagtccatgaggcccgcccttttttgtggtggttttgatttttttgtataaagcacaattattccaattccttattttatatgctttcgcacttttttctcatcaccccacttcttggctattcgttaaactgaattgtgggtgtggtgaggggtgtatttataggcattttaaggtttgggaaactttgcccctcctggtaggaatgtatatcccatacgtcactagctcatggattcttgctaatatgaaagaaatgaatttatcaggtaagttcttacataaattatgtttttcctatctcacatgcagtgccctgcggttccttgctaTTTCCATTTGGAATTGCGGCACCAGACATTGTTTCCTTAATTTTATGGCGATGTTTATGGGCAGCAATGTTGACATGCTAATTTGCTTGTTTCTGCACACAGAAAtaagaaattacttttaaaaagAATTTCTGCTGtttgtttaattcatcctttgtgccTTTATGATGcaacaaaagcacacaaaaaagttaccttttagaatttaaagacacagtaacgttttttttttttttatttaaaaaatgtctttttatgaacctactccttctaaggcctggtttctcaacagccgggtcgtggcccagtaccgggccgtgatagccctgctggtgggccccggcctgtcatgcctccactgcacactcttacctccctgcacaccaagggcagactgataccaatcaaggtcccaggaacactgtctcacactgaccaaaatgtattacattttatgcaaatgaacatggtagcctccctgcccccaacaggcccctcaacctccagagccaggacccccaacattaaggtccagagaaagggtacccaacctccagggccaggccCCACACTCCatagccctcacagcgacagacccccgccagggcccctctaaacccacactttttttgcttagttactgatagggcaactgaaaactccagcttcaggaatgcaccaggatccgtggagatgccatttgtgggcccccctacttgctggtccctcggcccaggtcctatttgcctggcagatcagcccgcccctgctgctcacatatatatatatataactactgggccctggacatgtctagctataatttaccgggccttgaggtcactttggttgagaaccactgtattATGGCTCAtttgcagtgccctgcgcttcctctcacaatccacccggagttactctgcatttcatgcattatatgttttttccacgtggtagaaaacattactagaggaattattttcaatcatttaggtgATTGATTCAGTAAttgctattccgaatgtttcttctGTTACCTGGAAGAGGAAtatacttcgggattatctgagagTGACTTCTCAGACTCCGATGAATAATCTTTatttattcctgaggttttttttttttctttcagttttttagcttgaGCACCTCCATTTGttattttaggaggttttagctaccctgggctaCTCCGACACTACCGGTGTAATCTATTttagtgcgtccagtaagttataaggactGGACGCACACCCCCTATATTTAAAGAGACTTGGGAACCATAATAAAGGAGGCTGTGCAAACATTCCCTAaagtggaaggagtagtttccatcttatctaagagaactactatacctttAAAGGATAGTTGGATTTTttaaaggtcctatggacaaaaattagaaaagggatgtacaccagggcttacaatggcaaccagcttgTGTACTTTgttaccgtcactagtgcgacggcttattggtttgatgctttgtctgatgctACTGAGtcaaactcccctggataaaaaaaaaaaaaaaagccaggataggataaaggctttcaGATTGactaattcctttttttttcaattttttcccttcaagttatcaaactgggagcgtaAGTTTCagttttctctgttccagctcacagagccttatggttagagccttgttctacggatgtatgcgctaagtctaagcttttagtgtTTCCTTACAAGGGgtagaccttgttgggacctggcttgacagaaataatctctggaaattttaaagaatttaaaaaaaaaaaaaatccatatagcctgctgttgaatcaaggacagcatgaaggacataccCCCAATCTGGttttggatcttgtagggggcagactttccgtcttcgctcaggcttgggtttgggattTTCCTCCCAAAAGTTTTTGTGTTTATCATTCATATACTCTGAAAAAtaaccaagaaatcataaattctgccagggtatgtaaacttatgagcacaactgtgtgtgtgtgtgtgtatatattcatatataaattcattaaaattatggggggagataaaaaaatgaaattaaaatcctccatgtctcaaaattaaatcaatgtaggaAATtggtacatctaggcaagtatccccgcttgcattgtatattaagaatttctggggaaaagcaagctgggatacttgcctagatgtactaatttcctatgcaaatatttacattgattttattttgaaacatggagtattttaatttcagttttttatctccccccataattttaatgaattttggtttaaccatgaaaatagcttttccaatgcagcaaccagaaatctatctcctactgatagttccaaaaagaacgaaacaggcttgtctagtgagtgatttctggtttgctgtcataattctgtttaaaaggatcgctgtgtcaaaacagtatttttgaagcaaaaaacggagaatttacatatcttacccacaattctcttgtgcattggaaacattgtatattaagaatttctgtgggaaaagcaagccggggatacttgcctagatgtactaatttcctatgcaaatatttacattgattgagatatatatatatatatatatatatatatatatatatatatatatatatatatatatatatatatatatatatatatatagtggatataaaaagtctgcacacccctgttaaaatgtcaggtttctgtgatataaaaaaaatgagaaaaagagaaatcatttaagaatttttttttccacctttaatgtgacctataaactcaattgaaaaacaaactgaaatcttttaggtagagggaagaaaaaatataaaaataaaatatggttgcataagtgtgcccacccttaaactaatactttgttgaagttattacagcactcagtcttttgggtatgagtatcagcatggcacattttgacttggcttctttgcaaaaacaatctaaatctgtcagattgcgagggcatctcctgtgcacagccctcttcagatcaccccacagattttcaatcggaatTCAGGTCtggattccaaaactttaatcttctggtgaaaccattcctttgttgatttggatgtatgctttgggtcgttgtcatgctgaaagatgaagttcctcttcatgttcagcttttctAGCAGAAGACTGAAGGTTTTgttccaatattgactggtatttggaactgttcataatttcctctagcttaactaaggccccagttccatctgaagaaaaaccgccccaaagcatgatgatgccaccaccatgcttcactgtgggtatggtgttcttttggtgatatgcagtgttgtttttgagccaaacttttggaattatggccaaaacgttcaactttggtttcatcagaccagaacaccttttgcaacatgcttttgggaaacttcagatgtgtttttgcaaaatttagccaagcttggatgtttttctttgtaagaaaaggcttttgtcttgccactctacctcaTAGCCCAaacgtatgaagaatatgggagattgttgtcacatgtaccacacagccagtacttgccagatattcctgccgctcctttaatgttgctgtaggcttcttggtagcctcccagaccagttttcttctcgtcttttcatcaattttgaagggacgtccagttcttggtaatgtcactgttgtgccatattttctccacttgttgatgactgtcttcactgtgttccatggtatatctaatgccttggaaattcttatgtacccttctcctgactgataccttttaacaatgagatccctctgatgctttggaagatctctgtggaccatggcttttgctgtgggatgcgactaagaaaatttcaggaaagaccaactagagcagctgaactttatttggggttaatcagaggcactttaaatgatggcaggtgtatgctgactccaaTTTAACATgaatttgaatgtgattgcttaaagggacagtctaggccaaaataaactttcatgattcagatagagcatgtaattttaaacaatttgccaatttacttttatcgccaattttgctttgttctcttggtattcttagttgaaaacttaacctaggaggttcatatgctaatttcttagaccttgaagcccacctcttttcagattgcattttaacagtttttcaccactagagggtgttagttcacgtatttcatatagataacactgtgctcgtgcacgtgaagttatcttggagcaggcactgattggctagactgcaagtctgtcaaaagaactgaaaaagggacagtttgcagaggcttaaatacaagataatcacagaggttaaaagtatattattataactgtgttggttatgcaaaactggggaatgggtaataaagggattatctatctttttaaaactacaaattctggtgtagactttccctttaattctgaacacagctacatccccagttataagagggtgtgcacttatgcaatatatatatgtatatatgtatatgtatgaattataatttatatatacatacatacatactgtgtgtgtatatgcatacatacttttttacatttttaaataaaatgcttcaaCTGCTATTTTTGCATGTGTTCTAtttgactttttttaaatttttattttttatttttgcagagcATCGCAATATGCCGATTGCTGATGCCATGATTCTTGTGGCAAGAAACTTTGAGCGGTTCAAAACTGAAACCCGTGATAAAGAGCGTGAGACCATTGCACGTCAAGCAGCCAAAATGGCATCAGAAGCAATCATGAGGGAACGAGCTCCACCCGTTGATGAAGGAATCAGAGGACTCCATCCTCCAACCATTCAGGCCATTTTGGGTCTACTTGCAGATAACCGATATGTTACTGCCGATGAGATAGACAAGATTATTATCTACCTTCATGATAGAAAGGAAAGATTGCTGCGTGGTTCCTCAGAACCATTGCCACGTAAGTTCAAGAGGCCATTAAGATCTTTCATTTCACTCTATATTTCTTCATCAAAAAtttgaatgtatttttttcttttttacagctcAATTGTCACGACCACCTATGGGAGTTGCACCTGGTCCTCCCCTAGAAACTCCCAGTATTTCAAGCAACCCACCTTTGTCAATGACACAGCCAATGGCCCCTGCTCAATCAGCTCCACAACCCATGAACAACCCCCAGCAGGAGCTTCAAGCAAAAATTCTCAGTCTCTTCAATAGTGGAGCAGGTGCTGGAACAAACACGAATGCCCCCAGTGGTGCTTCTGCTGCTCTAGGAGCTTCTAGTCAAAGTTTTGGGAATGTACCCAATACTCAGCAGAGACCTGTGCCAGTAAACCCACTTGGCCAAACACCACAGAGATCTCAAGTTCCAATGGGGCAACATCCAGATCCAATGGGACAAGGTGTACCTGGAAGAAATGTAGCTCCCAGGCAAGGTGGTCCTCCACAAGCCACAACCATGTATGGGCAAATGCAGGCTAGAGCTCCAGTACCTAGCAATATTCCCAACCAGCGGGCTCCTGGATCAGCTGGAATTAATTTTGATAACCCGAGTGTTCAGAAGGCTTTGGACACTCTAATCCAGAGTGGACCAGCACTCTCTCATTTAGTGAATCAGACATCAGGGCATGCTGGCCGTGGAGGACCACTGCCACCACATTCTGCCATGGGACCATATCAGCGTCACTATTAGCCATGTTGCATGTTTTACTGTCCATATAGTGATACATTTTTAGTTAATTTCTGGTATTTGAGGAGCAgttgtacatatttttatataaatatatatatgcaccctCTCAGAGTGACAGTCATCTGGGTTGTATACCTAATAATTGTTCCTGTGACCAAATTTTGGGTCTCCTGAGACTTTcaggttttttttccccttcattttTGTTAGCAATAGAATATAGTTAGTGGAATGTTTGTGAACATTTACCTGTTAACGGTCTTGTGTATTAATTTTCTTAttgaaattgtttttttgttttgaaatAACTTTTTAAGTAAATGTGTAATCCACTATATGTATGAAatcttttagtgttttttttttgtgtgtttggctTTTTTTAATGTACATTATTCTAGACTGATATcaaagaatagattttttttttttttcgtgtgtGTAACAAAAAATATTCAAGAGGTATACTAAAATTAAGTTTATTGCATTTTGTGCTGACAAAAGTCTCAGAACAAATGAGTTAGCACATTTATTGGTGCATAATGACTGTTTGCATTCAACCACACAGAATAAACACCCAACTACACAGAACATGAAACTATTTCAATACTGAATTAAAAGGTAACACAAATAAAAAGCAGCCAATATATATGTAACAGTTTCATTTGGTTTTTAAAGGTAATATCTGTACAAGGACTAGATCTATTTCCATTGTTATGAATAAAAGTTTAAAGCATTTGTCACTAGCAGTCTAAGGGAATGCTACACATTTAAAATACTGGGAGTACATAAACAAAAGGTCTTAAGGAGTATGGGATTTCAATTTAGTTATGTTCTTCATGTAAcaagtattaataaatatatatatatatatatatatatatatatatatatatatatatattttttttttacttttttttttttttcacaaatagcACAAAGTGAGATAATTCCTTAGGAAACTTGAAGCATTTTGGGAGTTCATTCACTGAAATTTCAGTTGAGGCAGCCAGGTATAATTCTGGCTCATAGTGCAACTTTAAATTCACAATTTCTTTACCCTCCTTCAGTTAAGCTGCCTTGATCAGCTTCAAGTTCCTaaccaaaaaaaagaaacacatgcTTTGTTAGCAATATA from Bombina bombina isolate aBomBom1 unplaced genomic scaffold, aBomBom1.pri scaffold_1413, whole genome shotgun sequence includes these protein-coding regions:
- the LOC128644489 gene encoding nuclear receptor coactivator 5, giving the protein FRDVYAYGETRSERRDRSPIRTSPRRDRDSRDDRASRTLRDSRNGRDGREPRDSRDLRDTRDLRDPKDSRDLRDAREPRDFRDARDSRDSRDLRDPRDLRDSRDARSLRDPRDARDLRDPLYDRYRDVRDPLYRRDESLDKYRPDDLYHKRDDPYVDRYRDSLDRHGREAEDRLKREDRRREELYRKYYDEIQRRFDAERPVECSVVVVNKQSKEYAEVVGRKVRDLGMMVDLIFLNTEVSLTQALEDITRGGTPFAIVVTQQHQVHCSCTVNILFGTPQEHRNMPIADAMILVARNFERFKTETRDKERETIARQAAKMASEAIMRERAPPVDEGIRGLHPPTIQAILGLLADNRYVTADEIDKIIIYLHDRKERLLRGSSEPLPPQLSRPPMGVAPGPPLETPSISSNPPLSMTQPMAPAQSAPQPMNNPQQELQAKILSLFNSGAGAGTNTNAPSGASAALGASSQSFGNVPNTQQRPVPVNPLGQTPQRSQVPMGQHPDPMGQGVPGRNVAPRQGGPPQATTMYGQMQARAPVPSNIPNQRAPGSAGINFDNPSVQKALDTLIQSGPALSHLVNQTSGHAGRGGPLPPHSAMGPYQRHY